In Acidobacteriota bacterium, the sequence ATCACGAGCACGATTTCAAAATATGATTACGAATTCCGAGCACGAACCCTCAACCCTCAACTGATCTCGAACCTGAAACCTGCGAACCCGGAACTTGCGAACCTGGAACCTGTGAACTTGTGAACCTGGAACCCGTGAACCCTCAGGTCCGTTCGAGATAAAACCAGGGCGCGGGTACGAGCCCCCAGCCTCGAGCCACAAGTCTCAAGTTGTTCACTCCCCCTTCCGGTATTCCGCCTCCACCGTGATGGCGATGCCGCCGCGGGCGGCGAACTCGCCGCGGACCACGCACCACCGGGGCGCCAGCGCCCGCACCAGGTCGTCGAGGATCGTGTTGGTCACATGTTCGTGGAAGGCGCCCTCGTTGCGGAACGACTCGAGGTAGAGCTTGAGCGACTTGGACTCCACGATCTTCCGGTCGGGAACGTACTCGATGGTCAGGCTGGCGAAGTCCGGCTGGCCGGTGACGGGGCAGACGCAGGTGAACTCGTCGGTTTCGAGAGTGACCGTGTAGTCCCGCTTTGGATGCCGGTTGGGGAACGTCTCCAGCTTGCGGCTCGGCTTGGCCGGGTGGCCGAGAATCGTCAAACCATTCGCCTTGGATTGTTTCTTTGTGGCCATGGCGCATCCTCCTGAGGTGACACTGTCACTGTACCGCCCGCCGGTCCGGACCGTCAACGGCTTTTTCGTTTCAGGCTGTTGGATCAAGCGACGAAAGCCCGTGGCGTCACCATCAGGGCGTCAGCGGAATCTTCTGGGCGATATCGTGGCGCAGGAAGGCGTCCAGCTTGTTCTCGAGCTGGTAGAAGCGGGTCACCTTCGAGGCGGGCAGGACGGCGCGGAACCTGGCCACCCACTGCCGGCGTGTGGCGAGCAGCGCCTCCTCGAAATCCAGCCATGCGTCCAGCAGTTGCCCGGCCTGCAGCTCGCTCAGAGTGGCGGGCGATTGGGCGAATTTCAGGAGACGGTCCACGAGGGGATCGCCCAGAGGCTCGATCGCCGCATGGTATTCCCGGTACAGGGGCCAGAACGCCGCCGCCTCCGCTTCAGTGAGCGTCAGGTTGTCGCGGATGATCGTCTGCCGCTGGGTCAGGATGATCTGGCGGTTCAGCTCGACGCGGGCCCGTTCCTGGGCGGCGGTCCCGGCCGTCAGCAGGCCCAGCAGGCAGATGATGATGGTCAGGAGACGTGGATGCATGCGAAACCTCTGGATGGGGATATCCGGCGCGGGCTAGCAGACACCGCCGGAACGGATCTGCCAAAGAACAGTTCCAACGGACGCCAGAAATCGGCGCCGCCGGGGGCGTTCAGGGCTGGGGCGTGGTGATGATCGGCTTCAGGTCATATCCCTGGACGGCGATGCGCCGGAGGATGTCGTCATACACCGCCGGTTCCAACGCCGGGGTGCGGCTCAGGATCCAGAGGTACTTGCGGTCGGGGTGGCCCACCACCGCCCAGCGGTAATCGGGATCCAGTTCGATGACCCAGTAGGCGCCGCTGAACGGCCAGAAGAACTGGACCTTCAGCTTGGCGTTCGTGGCGCGGTCAACCACCCACGCCTTGCCGCGGGCCTCGCTCGTGTCGCCGTCCTGTTCTCGGCAGCGGTTGATCACGGTGATTTTGCCGTCAGGGCGCAGCTCGTAGGTGGCGGTGGTCCCGCCGGCACACTGCTTCTGGAAGAAATTGGGGTAGCGGGCAATCTCGTACCATGTGCCGGCGTAGCGCGTGAGGTCGACGCGGTCCACCACGCGGGGCGGTGCCGCTTGGGAATGCGCCGCGGTGAGGCAAAGCAGGGTACCGATGGTTAACCAGCGCATGGGCCGCACCTCCGAATGTGACTGGCAATCACCCCGTGATTGCAATCGATCCGACCCGTGCTGGGATGCGCGGAGCGGCCGCCGGATTCCGCCGGCGGATTGCAGGTCAGGCCTTTTCCGGTGCGTCCGGAGCCGCTAGGCCCGCCGCCCGGCGCACGACGCGCACGGTCCAGTCGCGCAGGTCCTCCACCACAAGGTAGAGAGTGGGCACCACCACCAGGGTCAGGAAGGTGGAGGTGGTCAGTCCGCCGAACAGGGCCAGGGCCACCGGTGCGTACTGCTGGGCCCGGAAGCTCACGGCGCCGAACCACTGGGGCACGATCACCGGGAGGATCATGGGCAGCAGGCCGAAAATGGTGGTCATGGCCGTCATCAGGATGGGGCGAAGCCGGTCCTTGCCGCCGGTGACCAGCGCCTCGAGCCGCGGCAGCCCCTTTTCCCGGCGCAGGATGTTGACGTGGTCCACAAGGATGATGGCGTTGTTCACCACCACCCCGCACATGAGCATGATGCCGAGGTAGGCGGTGGAAGACAGCGGCGTCCCGGTGAGCCAGAACGTCAGGCTGACACCGGTGATGGCGAACGGCACGGTGATCATGATGATCATGGGCTGGGCCAGCGACTCGAACAGCGACGCCATGATGATGAAGATGAACAGCAACGCCAGCCATACGGCGAAGGTCTGCATCTCCTGGCTCTCGGCGAAGCGTCGGAACGAGCGGCCCATCTCCCACGAGTAGCCGGGCGGCAACTCGAGGTCGCCCAGGGCGTCCTGGAGGCTCTGCTGGAGCCACATCATGCCGGAACGGCCGGTGTTGGCCGAGATGGAGACGATCTGCTTCCGGTTTTCCTTGCGGATCACTCGCGGCCCGGCCTGGAATTCGGGCTGGGCGACGGTGGACAGGGTGACCAGCGCGCCCGACGGGGCGGCCACTTTCAGGTTCAGGATCTGGTCGATGCTCTTCCGGTCCGCCTCGCGGAAACGGACGATCACATCCACCTCGCCCATCTCGGTGTTGTAGCGGGTGGTTGCCCGTTCGCTGAGCGCGCCGCTGATGGTCTGGGCCACCTGCCGCGGGTTGAGGCCCAGCGACTCGGCCTTGACCCGATTGACGCGGAAGTGCAGCTCCTGATCGCCGCTCTCGAGGTCGGTGGTGACGTCCTTGACCTCGGGCAGGCTCATGAGCCGGGTCTTGATCTGTTCGGCGTAGAGGGCGAGGATTTCGCGGTTGTCGCCGCGCAGCTCCACGTTGAAGCCGCCCTCGGAACCGCCGAAGTGCCGCATGGCGCCCACCTGGTATTCGACACCGGGCTCGGCCGGCAGCAGCGCCTGCATCCGCTCCTTCAGGATGTCGACAGACGTGAGCTGGTCGCCCTCCTCGGTGAAATAGAGGCTGAGCTCACCGCTGTAGCGGCCCAGGCTCCGCCGCTCCTTGCCGTAGGAGGTGGTGTAGGTCTCGACCTCCAGCGCCTGCCGGTTCTTGGCCACCGTGTCCTCGATCCGGTCGAACAGGGCCGCCATCTCCTCCATGTTGTAATTCGACGGCATCAGCACATTGACGTTCAACTCGCGCGCCGCCACCCGGGGCATGTCCTCCTGCTCGATCTGGGAGAAAAGCCAGAAGCTGAACCAAAGCACCGGGACCAACAGCAGCAGCACGACATAGCGTCCGCGCAGGGTCCAGGCCATGAACCGGCCGTAGAGTTGGGTGATCCACTGCAGGAGGCGCAGCTTGGGCTTTTCCTGGCCGGTGTAGATCCGCGAAGCGATCATGGGCACGAGGGTGAGCGAGACGACCAGCGAGGAAACCAGCGCCAGGGTCACGGCGATGCCGAAGTCGCTCATGAACTTGCCGAACATGGACTGCGAGGCGAAGAGCAGCGGCACGAAGACAATGATGGTGGTCAGGGTCGAGGCGGTCACGGCCATGCCCACTTCGCGACTCCCCACCCGGGCGGCGTCCATGGCGTTGAGCCCTTCCTCCTGCCTGTGGCGGAAGATGTTCTCCAGCACCACGATGGAGCTGTCCACGATCATTCCGACGGCGAACACCATGCCCATGAGCGAGATGATGTTGATGCTGATGTCCACGACGCCGAGAGACCGGAGGGCGTACATGCCGGCGAATGTGAACACCACGCAGATAGGCATCGAGATGGACAGAATGAGCGTACTGCGGACCTTCCAGAGGAACAGAAACATGATCGCCAGCGCCAACAGGCCGCCGTACATGCCGCCCTCGCTCAGGTCGGAGATGGTGCCCAGGATCTCCTCCGACGAGTCGCGGAACACGCGGTACTCGAGCCCTCTGAGCTCGGGCAGCTTGTGCAGCTGCTCCAGCTCGGCCGTCACCGACTGGCACACCTCCACAACATTGGCGGTGGAGGCCTTGAAAATCCGCACAGTCACGGCATCCTGGCCGTTGAAGTGATAGACGCTGGTCCGTTCGGGATAGGCATAGCGCACGTCGGCTACGTCGCGGATGCGCACCGTGGTTCCGCGGATGGGCAGGTCCCGGATCTCCTGCAGGTTCTGGAATCGGCCCACCGCCCGCAGGAAGTACTTCTTGCCCTGTTCGTACAGGTACCCGGATCCCAGGTCCAGGTTGTTGTTCCGGAGAGACTGGCCCAGGGTGTATACATCGAGGCCGAACGCCTGCACCCGGTCCGGATCGATGTCGATGTACACGTCTTTCTGGTCGAGGCCGCGGACGTCCACGTTGGCGACGCCGTCGATCCGCTCCAGCCGGGGGCGGATCACGTTGTCCATCAACGGGTTGAGTTCGTCGCGCGACTGCTTCAGGGTCATGGTCAGATGGAGGATGGGGCTCTGGGTGGTCTGCCAGCGCCGGATGTAGACATTGCGCACGCCCGATGGAAGCAGGTTCCGCACCTGGTCGATCTTGTCGCGCACCTCCAGGCTCTTCAGGTCCATGTCCGCGTCGTAATCGAATTCGAGCATGACATTGGAGCCGGAGCCGGAGGACGACGACGACATGCTC encodes:
- the queF gene encoding NADPH-dependent 7-cyano-7-deazaguanine reductase QueF — encoded protein: MATKKQSKANGLTILGHPAKPSRKLETFPNRHPKRDYTVTLETDEFTCVCPVTGQPDFASLTIEYVPDRKIVESKSLKLYLESFRNEGAFHEHVTNTILDDLVRALAPRWCVVRGEFAARGGIAITVEAEYRKGE
- a CDS encoding lipocalin family protein is translated as MRWLTIGTLLCLTAAHSQAAPPRVVDRVDLTRYAGTWYEIARYPNFFQKQCAGGTTATYELRPDGKITVINRCREQDGDTSEARGKAWVVDRATNAKLKVQFFWPFSGAYWVIELDPDYRWAVVGHPDRKYLWILSRTPALEPAVYDDILRRIAVQGYDLKPIITTPQP
- a CDS encoding efflux RND transporter permease subunit, which produces MNLSELSIRRPVTVIMLTLMAIVLGVISIFKLPLLFMPEISFPSLRVQVDYPSSSPEEVEQDITRPIEDILGTVTELKSMSSSSSGSGSNVMLEFDYDADMDLKSLEVRDKIDQVRNLLPSGVRNVYIRRWQTTQSPILHLTMTLKQSRDELNPLMDNVIRPRLERIDGVANVDVRGLDQKDVYIDIDPDRVQAFGLDVYTLGQSLRNNNLDLGSGYLYEQGKKYFLRAVGRFQNLQEIRDLPIRGTTVRIRDVADVRYAYPERTSVYHFNGQDAVTVRIFKASTANVVEVCQSVTAELEQLHKLPELRGLEYRVFRDSSEEILGTISDLSEGGMYGGLLALAIMFLFLWKVRSTLILSISMPICVVFTFAGMYALRSLGVVDISINIISLMGMVFAVGMIVDSSIVVLENIFRHRQEEGLNAMDAARVGSREVGMAVTASTLTTIIVFVPLLFASQSMFGKFMSDFGIAVTLALVSSLVVSLTLVPMIASRIYTGQEKPKLRLLQWITQLYGRFMAWTLRGRYVVLLLLVPVLWFSFWLFSQIEQEDMPRVAARELNVNVLMPSNYNMEEMAALFDRIEDTVAKNRQALEVETYTTSYGKERRSLGRYSGELSLYFTEEGDQLTSVDILKERMQALLPAEPGVEYQVGAMRHFGGSEGGFNVELRGDNREILALYAEQIKTRLMSLPEVKDVTTDLESGDQELHFRVNRVKAESLGLNPRQVAQTISGALSERATTRYNTEMGEVDVIVRFREADRKSIDQILNLKVAAPSGALVTLSTVAQPEFQAGPRVIRKENRKQIVSISANTGRSGMMWLQQSLQDALGDLELPPGYSWEMGRSFRRFAESQEMQTFAVWLALLFIFIIMASLFESLAQPMIIMITVPFAITGVSLTFWLTGTPLSSTAYLGIMLMCGVVVNNAIILVDHVNILRREKGLPRLEALVTGGKDRLRPILMTAMTTIFGLLPMILPVIVPQWFGAVSFRAQQYAPVALALFGGLTTSTFLTLVVVPTLYLVVEDLRDWTVRVVRRAAGLAAPDAPEKA